The Papaver somniferum cultivar HN1 chromosome 3, ASM357369v1, whole genome shotgun sequence genome includes a region encoding these proteins:
- the LOC113356130 gene encoding SNF2 domain-containing protein CLASSY 3-like: MDFSTIARRTRSRDPEFYRQLHEKLKNERRASSNGGGQASSSGASGSSTAQNLGGVGTSSRGGGGSSTGPIRGGGGRSTGPSTSHNVIVVDYEEDEEEERRKLKKQRAIISNKVSKEVEKNKGTQREEAERTIRELERARQEAELKKKEINKETTYVRSDRKKEEEEAHKKILEWRRLREQAERIPKKKEINIENTSFRSDRKKEEEEEAHKRILEWRRSREEEERKKEINKEDTYFRSNRKKEEEEAHKKILEWRRMREEASTKENAASTSDLKGKTKMDSGGSSKQEDVVLIDDEETESDSSSESSSEFEFTTSSDDTDDDNSDDEDFDIHEVEEDDEDSDEDADELEVEEESGDGEDSDAAIALPKPKNAKAKVAKVEVNAKRTIIDLEKEVKKTVAAKKRISKKNIITEPVHQTLSDDSDDSIAFPENQNASADVEEQSTFDSSEDIVEVESIPPKKNSNSDIVGEPAHRALSHNDSEDGNALPTKQNSSTDDVEVQAKRTSADLDEKKIESEKTCKRKRVREQAIQAPATKNIVGESAHQALSDDDSNDGIVFAQNKNATADAEIEEQRTVVSLEDVVEVETVAAKESSNSNIIGESAQKAPANDSNDGIPLPENQNTNADVEAELQSTFVSLEDVVEVETVTAKESSTKNVVSEPKHQGVVDDSEDGIALPTKQSVSADVEVIAKTTSVDLEEEEEKIEAEKTSKRKRDSEVAFQAPAKSEKKNPIPYSSTAKVTRVESGSTRSVEQKTEKKTYRTLLLDKKNNVPESGKASAYQTPPVCDEAEFHSLSKNEKKKKVGTRAVRIETEKQSPLKNGKASNSETSPVHDEAAFHSLSDDDARTGDAGIDNDVEDDDLGIDDLSEVDNAVNDEDVDAYDYLLDDDIDVAEKEDGDLGGKRVQSPKIDPLFKLFLNTIWEKGDVIEKEPEIVEVAPSVPEPVNIYKFNYGVEKRLPKEKSDYEIEMDKLWAEYEFALKSCELDTAASSTVTMEEDEEQQIVTDGFTSCGVGKHQLILDEEIGIRCMFCSLVKREIRHILPAFGTPCARERPSRILSPDDPEFCMFDSFPLQATGGDKDSNVQPTGTVWDKFPAIKENLYPHQIEGFEFLWRNLAGGINLDGKNKKPPHGIGGCIISHAPGTGKTLLTIAFLRSYMEIFRDCRPVLIAPSSMLLTWEEEFKKWKVDIAFHNISSVEFSGREDVAARKLVKNKRDAKFNRLVKILSWSRGNGVLGVSYQLFEKLTADRTGGNKEDKESEEIRRILLKKPNLIILDEGHTPRNTSSNIFKCLKNVKTDRRVILSGTPFQNNFDELFNTLWLVRPKFADKISSKRNQTRKKKSKALESGEQSREIWASFTSSIGKNSDVGVAEIRRIIEPFVNVHTGSILQKKLPGLRECVVVLHPTDLQRQLLDEIIKRIKNSFEVERAVALTSVHPSLLIKCSLAKQWNHQKCVVNTLIKKNQCIKEDAFRLNYHEGVKTRFLMQLIKLSDAMNEKVLVFSQFRHPIALIEEYLHSAYGWRMGEEILQMDGSLDVNKRQALITRFNDPESQVKVMLASIKACGEGISLIGASRIVMLDVVWNPSVTKQAISRAYRLGQKKVVYTYHLITSETSEENKYCRQAHKDQLSQQIFFAEQGKTENPDNNSSKVSSDDKILEAMLENNEQKDMFKKIIYQPKESILLETFGAVPSRLA; encoded by the exons ATGGATTTCTCTACCATTGCGAGGAGAACCAGGTCTAGAGATCCTGAGTTTTATAGACAGCTGCATGAGAAACTCAAGAATGAGAGAAGAGCAAGCAGTAATGGTGGTGGACAGGCTTCTTCAAGTGGAGCTAGTGGGAGTTCAACTGCTCAAAATCTAGGTGGTGTTGGGACTTCTagtagaggtggtggtgggagttCTACTGGTCCTattagaggtggtggtgggagatcTACTGGTCCAAGTACTAGTCATAATGTCATTGTTGTTGattacgaagaagatgaagaagaggaaagaagGAAGTTGAAGAAACAGAGAGCTATTATCAGCAACAAAGTGTCAAAGGAAGTAGAGAAAAACAAAGGGACACAAAGAGAAGAAGCAGAGAGAACAATCAGGGAATTGGAGAGAGCGAGACAAGAAGCTgagctgaagaagaaggagattaaCAAAGAAACTACCTACGTCAGAAGTGataggaagaaagaagaagaagaggcacATAAAAAGATTCTTGAATGGAGACGATTGAGAGAACAAGCAGAGAGGATtccgaagaagaaagaaattaacATAGAAAATACCAGCTTCAGAAGTGaccggaagaaagaagaagaagaagaggcacATAAAAGGATTCTTGAATGGAGACggtccagagaagaagaagagagaaagaaagagattaACAAAGAAGATACTTACTTCAGAAGTAAcaggaagaaggaagaagaagaagcacatAAAAAGATTCTTGAATGGAGACGAATGAGAGAAGAAGCATCAACGAAAGAAAATGCTGCTTCCACTTCTGATCTGAAGGGGAAAACCAAGATGGATTCTGGAGGATCTTCTAAACAAGAGGATGTGGTTCTTATTGATGATGAAGAGACTGAGTCGGATTCTTCGAGTGAGTCGAGCTCCGAATTTGAATTCACTACTAGTAGTGATGATACAGATGATGATAATTCCGATGATGAGGATTTTGATATACATGAAGTTGAAGAGGATGACGAAGATTCAGACGAAGACGCAGATGAATTGGAGGTGGAAGAGGAATCTGGAGATGGTGAAGATTCTGACGCTGCTATCGCTCTTCCTAAACCAAAGAACGCCAAGGCTAAGGTGGCTAAGGTTGAAGTTAATGCGAAAAGAACAATTATTGATTTGGAGAAAGAGGTGAAGAAGACGGTTGCAGCTAAGAAAAGAATCTCCAAGAAAAATATTATTACTGAACCAGTACATCAAACTCTTAGTGATGATTCTGATGACAGTATTGCATTTCCAGAAAACCAAAATGCTAGTGCTGATGTTGAAGAGCAAAGCACTTTTGATAGCTCGGAGGATATAGTGGAGGTGGAGTCAATTCCGCCCAAGAAAAACTCCAACAGTGATATAGTTGGTGAACCGGCACATCGAGCTCTAAGTCATAATGATTCTGAAGATGGTAATGCGCTTCCTACGAAACAAAATTCCAGTACTGATGATGTTGAAGTTCAAGCGAAAAGAACTTCAGCTGATCTGGATGAGAAGAAGATTGAGTCTGAAAAAACTTGCAAGAGAAAAAGAGTTCGTGAACAAGCAATTCAAGCTCCTGCCACCAAGAATATAGTTGGTGAATCAGCTCACCAAGCTCTCAGCGATGATGATTCTAATGACGGTATTGTATTTGCACAAAACAAGAATGCCACTGCAGATGCTGAAATTGAAGAGCAAAGAACGGTTGTTAGCTTGGAGGATGTAGTGGAGGTGGAGACAGTTGCAGCCAAGGAAAGCTCCAACAGTAATATAATCGGTGAATCAGCACAGAAAGCTCCCGCTAATGATTCTAATGACGGTATTCCACTTCCAGAAAACCAGAATACCAATGCAGATGTTGAAGCTGAACTGCAAAGTACTTTTGTTAGCTTGGAGGATGTAGTGGAGGTGGAGACAGTCACGGCCAAGGAAAGCTCCACCAAAAATGTAGTTAGTGAACCGAAACATCAAGGTGTCGTTGATGATTCCGAAGATGGTATTGCGCTTCCAACGAAACAAAGTGTCAGTGCTGATGTTGAAGTTATAGCAAAAACAACTTCAGTTGatctggaggaggaggaggagaagattgAGGCTGAAAAAACTTCCAAGAGAAAAAGAGACAGTGAAGTAGCATTTCAAGCTCCTGCCAAGAGTGAAAAGAAAAACCCCATACCTTATAGTTCTACAGCAAAAGTTACAAGGGTGGAATCTGGTTCAACACGTTCTGTGGAGCAGAAGACGGAGAAGAAGACTTATCGTACTCTTCTACTTGACAAAAAGAATAATGTTCCTGAAAGTGGGAAGGCTAGTGCTTATCAAACTCCTCCGGTATGTGACGAGGCAGAGTTTCATTCTCTgtcaaagaatgagaagaagaaaaaggttggTACTCGCGCAGTTCGTATTGAGACAGAGAAACAATCTCCATTGAAAAATGGAAAGGCTAGTAATTCTGAAACTAGTCCAGTACATGATGAGGCAGCATTTCATTCTCTTTCCGATGATGATGCTCGTActggtgatgctggcattgacaATGATGTCGAGGATGATGATCTTGGCATTGACGATCTTTCTGAGGTTGATAATGCTGTTAATGATGAGGATGTTGACGCTTATGATTATTTACTTGACGATGATATTGATGTCGCGGAAAAGGAGGATGGAGATTTAGGAGGCAAGCGTGTACAAAGTCCAAAGATTGATCCCCTTTTCAAGCTCTTTCTAAATACTATCTGGGAGAAAGGGGACGTAATTGAGAAAGAGCCTGAGATCGTTGAAGTTGCTCCTAGTGTCCCTGAGCCAGTGAATATATACAAGTTTAATTATGGTGTTGAGAAACGCCTGCCCAAGGAGAAGTCAGATTATGAGATAGAAATGGATAAGCTGTGGGCCGAGTATGAATTTGCGCTAAAATCTTGCGAGCTGGATACTGCTGCTTCTTCCACT GTTACgatggaagaagatgaggagCAACAAATTGTAACGGATGGATTTACTTCCTGTGGTGTAGGAAAGCATCAACTCATTCTTGATGAAGAAATTGGGATCCGATGCATGTTTTGCTCTTTAGTAAAGCGAGAAATCCGACATATATTGCCAGCCTTT GGAACACCATGTGCTAGAGAAAGACCAAGTCGGATATTGTCTCCTGATGATCCAGAGTTCTGTATGTTTGATAGTTTTCCGTTGCAAGCAACTGGTGGTGATAAGGATTCCAATGTTCAACCCACAGGAACTGTCTGGGATAAGTTCCCTGCCATAAAAGAAAATCTGTATCCGCATCAGATAGAAGGTTTTGAGTTCTTGTGGAGAAACTTAGCAGGAGGCATTAATCTTGATGGGAAAAACAAGAAGCCTCCTCATGGTATTGGTGGATGCATTATTTCTCATGCTCCAGGGACTGGAAAGACCTTATTGACTATTGCTTTCCTCCGTTCGTACATGGAGATATTCAGAGATTGTAGACCTGTTCTTATTGCACCAAGCAGCATGCTTCTGACATGGGAGGAAGAATTCAAGAAATGGAAGGTTGACATTGCTTTTCACAATATTAGTTCTGTGGAATTCTCAGGGAGGGAAGACGTTGCAGCTCGAAAGCTGGTGAAGAACAAACGAGACGCGAAGTTTAACCGTCTGGTGAAGATTCTCTCTTGGAGTCGTGGAAACGGTGTCTTGGGAGTAAGCTATCAACTATTTGAAAAGCTTACTGCAGACAGAACTGGGGGGAACAAAGAAGATAAAGAGAGTGAGGAGATCAGGAGAATTCTACTCAAGAAGCCTAACTTGATAATCCTTGATGAAGGTCATACGCCACGGAATACAAGTAGTAACATTTTCAAGTGTTTAAAGAATGTTAAAACGGATAGGCGGGTAATTCTATCAGGCACTCCATTTCAGAACAACTTTGATGAGCTTTTCAACACTTTGTGGCTGGTAAGACCAAAATTCGCTGACAAGATCTCCAGCAAAAGAAACCAGACTcgaaagaagaaatcaaaggcccTTGAAAGTGGGGAACAGTCAAGAGAAATATGGGCTTCCTTTACCAGTTCTATTGGCAAGAATTCAGATGTTGGGGTGGCAGAGATTAGGAGAATCATTGAGCCTTTTGTGAATGTTCATACAGGAAGCATATTGCAAAAGAAACTTCCTGGTTTGCGGGAATGCGTAGTTGTTTTGCACCCAACGGATTTGCAGAGGCAACTTCTAGATGAAATTATAAAAAGGATAAAGAATTCATTTGAAGTAGAACGTGCAGTAGCATTAACCTCTGTGCACCCCTCATTGTTGATTAAGTGCAGTTTGGCAAAACAATGGAATCATCAGAAGTGTGTTGTGAATACACTCATTAAGAAAAATCAGTGTATCAAAGAGGATGCTTTCCGATTGAACTATCATGAAGGAGTCAAGACAAGGTTTCTTATGCAACTCATTAAGCTCAGTGACGCGATGAATGAAAAAGTTCTGGTATTCAGTCAATTCCGTCATCCCATTGCGCTTATAGAGGAGTATCTTCATTCCGCTTACGGTTGGAGAATGGGGGAGGAGATACTGCAGATGGATGGGAGTCTCGATGTGAACAAAAGACAAGCTCTGATTACTCGTTTCAACGATCCCGAAAGTCAAGTGAAGGTAATGCTTGCATCCATAAAAGCTTGTGGAGAAGGTATAAGTCTGATTGGTGCTTCAAGGATTGTGATGTTGGATGTTGTTTGGAACCCATCAGTGACAAAGCAAGCTATAAGCAGAGCCTATAGATTGGGCCAGAAGAAGGTGGTATATACTTATCATCTCATCACTTCAGAGACATCGGAAGAAAACAAGTACTGTCGACAAGCTCACAAGGATCAGTTGTCTCAGCAGATATTTTTCGCCGAGCAAGGGAAAACAGAAAATCCAGACAACAATTCGTCAAAAGTGTCATCAGATGATAAAATTTTAGAAGCGATGCTGGAGAACAATGAGCAGAAAGACATGTTTAAGAAGATTATATACCAGCCAAAAGAGTCGATCCTGCTTGAGACTTTTGGGGCAGTACCATCAAGACTGGCATGA